The following proteins are co-located in the Polystyrenella longa genome:
- a CDS encoding DEAD/DEAH box helicase yields the protein MTESTKSFSDLKLRKAILKSLEQEGYDVPTPIQAESIPHIINGHDLIGCAQTGTGKTAAFSLPILSFLDEDRRSAKPNCPRVLILSPTRELAIQIGESIQTYGRNMKFRHAVIYGGVSQHRQTKALNRGVHLLVATPGRLLDLMNQGFIHLNELEIFVLDEADRMLDMGFLPDLKKIIKTLPDERQSLFFSATMPQKVSQLANSLLVDPIRVEVSPNSSTVENIKQVAYMVPKNKKRDLLLQLLEDSNFGSAIIFTRTKRGADLLATKLHQGKIKAEAIHGNKSQAARQRILNGFKTGKTHILVATDLAARGIDVDGITHVINFDMPQEAEDYVHRIGRTGRAGATGIAVTFCEPGQKRGLRDIERLTESQIEILTNTFQPLQGGANDQDTRTEDELRDPRPQQRRKFQRKEGPTSSPSGERKFKGRPGRKKFNKSSSESSESSFGKPRTKKPFKGKPKRKPKPARRPGK from the coding sequence TTGACCGAGTCTACCAAATCATTTTCTGATCTGAAATTACGTAAAGCGATTCTGAAATCCCTGGAACAGGAAGGGTACGACGTACCGACTCCTATTCAGGCGGAATCGATCCCTCATATTATTAACGGCCACGACCTGATTGGTTGCGCACAAACAGGAACCGGTAAAACGGCCGCCTTTTCGCTTCCGATTTTAAGCTTCCTTGATGAAGATCGTCGGTCTGCAAAACCAAACTGCCCCCGAGTTCTGATTCTTTCCCCTACCCGGGAACTGGCCATTCAAATTGGCGAGAGCATTCAGACTTATGGTCGCAACATGAAGTTCCGCCACGCGGTCATTTATGGCGGCGTGAGCCAGCATCGTCAGACTAAGGCACTCAACCGAGGAGTTCACCTGTTGGTGGCAACACCGGGACGTTTGCTCGACCTGATGAACCAGGGTTTCATTCACTTGAATGAACTGGAAATCTTCGTGCTGGACGAAGCGGACCGAATGCTCGACATGGGCTTCCTTCCCGACCTCAAGAAGATCATCAAAACCTTGCCCGATGAACGGCAGTCACTCTTCTTCTCGGCTACGATGCCCCAGAAAGTTTCGCAGTTGGCGAATAGCCTGCTGGTCGATCCGATTCGTGTAGAAGTATCTCCGAACAGTTCGACCGTCGAGAATATTAAACAGGTCGCCTACATGGTGCCTAAAAACAAAAAACGGGATTTATTGCTCCAGTTGCTGGAAGATTCCAACTTTGGATCGGCCATCATCTTCACCCGAACCAAACGGGGGGCGGATCTGCTAGCGACAAAATTGCATCAAGGCAAAATCAAAGCGGAAGCAATCCACGGCAACAAATCACAGGCAGCCCGTCAACGGATTTTGAACGGTTTCAAAACTGGCAAGACTCACATTCTGGTGGCAACCGACCTGGCTGCCCGCGGTATTGATGTCGATGGCATTACCCACGTCATCAATTTTGATATGCCACAGGAAGCAGAAGACTATGTCCATCGCATTGGTCGTACCGGCCGGGCGGGAGCGACTGGAATCGCAGTCACGTTCTGCGAACCCGGGCAAAAACGAGGTCTCCGCGACATCGAACGGCTTACCGAGAGTCAGATTGAAATACTGACGAATACGTTCCAACCTCTTCAGGGTGGAGCTAATGATCAGGATACTCGAACTGAAGATGAACTTCGGGATCCACGTCCTCAACAACGACGTAAGTTCCAACGAAAAGAAGGCCCGACCTCTTCGCCCAGTGGAGAACGTAAATTCAAGGGACGACCGGGACGGAAGAAATTCAATAAGAGTAGTTCCGAAAGCTCGGAAAGCTCTTTCGGAAAACCTCGAACCAAAAAGCCGTTCAAAGGCAAACCCAAACGGAAACCAAAACCAGCCCGACGCCCCGGTAAATAA